Proteins encoded by one window of Thalassoroseus pseudoceratinae:
- a CDS encoding DUF1549 domain-containing protein, protein MRGILHFTVASVALLGTVSSAVAESKLAKLHVFPQDVHLTSQRDRQSLVIQAEYADGLTKDVTAEAKFTLADATFTRWEDQTLWPVKDGSTTLAVEYAGAKVEIPVNVKNATVERPISFHLDVMPVFMKAGCNMGSCHGAARGKDGFRLSLFGFDPVGDHFRLTREYAGRRINLALPEESLLVTKSIGMVPHTGGKRFDADSELNETFLRWLRAGVPLDQGEIPKVVSVELNPPSGVLDGEGTTQKLTVRAKYSDGTDRDVTHLAYFSSNNDNSAEVSQKGVVTAHARGESFIMARFETHTVGSHFITLPKGLEFTWSNPPENNYIDQLINQKLRKLRINPSELCTDEEFLRRAYLDIIGVPPTTEEYHAFLNNPAPDRREQLVDELLNRKEFVELWVMKWAELLQVRTVQNRVDYKSMLRYYNWLKERVQNEMPMDQMVQELLGANGGTFANAATNYYQAERDTLKTAENVAQVFMGMRIQCAQCHNHPFDRWTMDDYFSFAAFFSQIGRKRGEDPRETIVYNRGSGEVKNPVTNKNMAPKFLGGAVPDVKGKDRREVLAKWLASPENPYFAKNLGNIVWAHFFGRGIIDQVDDVRISNPAVNQELLDELGQKFTEYNYDFKKLVRDICTSRTYQLSTATNATNATDTTNFSHAMLRRLRSEVMLDSISQITNTKNKFQGLPLGARAVQIANGNTSTYFLTTFGRAKRETVCSCEVSISPNLSQALHMLNGDTVNSKIQQGKLVATLLGDGKSPQDVLKELYIRTLCREPNEKERAAIAQLVAEDPKNTQQILEDVFWALLNSREFLFNH, encoded by the coding sequence ATGCGTGGAATCCTCCACTTTACTGTTGCCTCCGTGGCTCTGCTGGGGACGGTCTCGTCCGCAGTTGCTGAAAGCAAGCTCGCGAAACTGCACGTGTTTCCACAGGACGTGCACTTGACGAGTCAGCGTGACCGCCAGTCGCTTGTTATCCAGGCCGAATACGCGGATGGCCTGACTAAAGATGTGACGGCTGAAGCCAAGTTTACCTTGGCCGATGCCACGTTCACCCGGTGGGAAGATCAAACCCTGTGGCCGGTTAAAGATGGTTCGACAACCTTGGCTGTCGAATATGCCGGAGCCAAAGTGGAAATCCCCGTCAATGTCAAGAATGCGACGGTCGAGCGTCCGATTAGTTTCCATCTAGACGTAATGCCCGTCTTCATGAAAGCTGGCTGTAACATGGGCTCTTGCCATGGTGCGGCCCGTGGGAAAGATGGTTTCCGACTCTCACTGTTCGGCTTCGATCCCGTCGGAGACCACTTCCGACTAACCCGTGAATACGCCGGTCGCCGGATCAACTTGGCTTTGCCGGAAGAAAGTCTTCTCGTGACAAAGTCGATCGGCATGGTTCCGCATACCGGTGGTAAACGCTTCGATGCGGATAGCGAACTTAACGAGACCTTCTTGCGTTGGCTCCGGGCCGGTGTTCCGCTCGATCAAGGTGAGATTCCCAAAGTTGTTTCCGTCGAGTTGAATCCCCCCTCCGGTGTTTTGGACGGCGAAGGAACCACACAGAAACTGACGGTGCGAGCAAAATACAGTGACGGCACCGACCGTGACGTTACCCATCTGGCGTATTTCAGCTCGAACAACGACAACTCCGCAGAAGTCTCGCAAAAAGGTGTCGTCACGGCACACGCCCGTGGTGAGTCGTTCATCATGGCACGATTCGAGACGCATACTGTCGGGTCTCACTTCATCACACTTCCCAAAGGCCTGGAGTTCACGTGGTCGAACCCGCCAGAAAACAACTACATCGATCAATTGATCAACCAAAAGTTGCGGAAGCTGCGAATTAACCCATCGGAACTTTGCACCGACGAAGAGTTCCTGCGGCGTGCCTACCTGGACATTATCGGTGTGCCACCGACCACGGAAGAATACCACGCATTCCTGAATAACCCAGCTCCCGATCGCCGGGAACAGTTGGTCGACGAGTTGCTCAATCGCAAAGAATTCGTCGAACTCTGGGTGATGAAGTGGGCTGAACTTTTGCAGGTCCGAACTGTTCAGAATCGCGTCGATTACAAGTCGATGTTGCGGTACTACAACTGGTTGAAAGAACGTGTGCAGAACGAAATGCCGATGGACCAAATGGTTCAGGAGCTTCTCGGCGCCAACGGCGGAACCTTCGCGAACGCTGCAACCAACTACTATCAAGCCGAACGTGACACGTTAAAGACCGCGGAAAACGTGGCTCAAGTGTTCATGGGGATGCGAATTCAGTGTGCCCAATGTCATAACCATCCGTTCGATCGCTGGACGATGGATGACTATTTCAGTTTCGCCGCCTTCTTCTCACAAATCGGTCGTAAGCGAGGCGAAGATCCTCGGGAGACGATCGTCTACAACCGTGGAAGTGGTGAGGTGAAGAACCCGGTCACCAACAAAAATATGGCTCCCAAGTTTCTTGGTGGTGCCGTGCCGGACGTCAAAGGCAAAGACCGTCGCGAGGTGCTCGCAAAATGGTTGGCGTCGCCGGAGAATCCATACTTCGCCAAGAACTTGGGGAACATTGTTTGGGCTCACTTCTTTGGTCGTGGAATCATCGATCAGGTTGACGACGTGCGAATCTCTAACCCGGCCGTCAATCAAGAATTGCTCGACGAATTGGGGCAGAAGTTTACGGAGTACAACTACGACTTCAAGAAACTTGTTCGCGACATCTGCACGTCACGCACGTATCAACTCTCGACGGCCACCAATGCTACGAACGCCACCGACACGACGAATTTCTCGCACGCGATGTTACGGCGGCTACGAAGTGAAGTCATGCTAGACTCGATCTCACAGATCACCAATACCAAGAACAAGTTCCAAGGACTTCCGCTCGGAGCCCGTGCAGTGCAAATTGCTAACGGAAACACAAGCACGTACTTCCTCACCACGTTCGGCCGGGCGAAACGGGAGACCGTTTGCTCCTGCGAGGTTTCGATCTCACCGAACTTGTCTCAGGCTCTGCACATGCTGAACGGTGACACGGTTAATAGTAAAATTCAGCAAGGCAAACTCGTTGCAACGCTCCTTGGCGATGGAAAATCACCGCAAGATGTGTTGAAAGAGTTGTATATTCGCACATTGTGTCGTGAACCCAACGAGAAGGAGCGTGCTGCGATCGCTCAGCTCGTTGCGGAAGACCCCAAGAACACTCAGCAAATCCTAGAGGATGTCTTCTGGGCCTTGCTGAATTCACGGGAGTTCTTGTTTAACCACTGA
- a CDS encoding PSD1 and planctomycete cytochrome C domain-containing protein: MRLSKLILGIVFFVSLDCTRDLLADETATIQFARDVQPIFRRHCYRCHGRKNSEGGFQLSNRTSAFSESDSGVAPIQAGQPNESLLFGRLTDSSLGDVMPLDGDPLSRAEIATIRQWIEQGAEWPDTAADDRHWAYVKPGKSPLPNSEPQWGHNAIDAFVAAKLHEESLSPSPEADRGKLIRRVSLALIGLPPSPDEVERFVGDDSPDAYEKLVDRLLASEQYGERWAVRWLDVARYADSNGFQADQIRDSWAYRDYVIRAFNADMPFDRFVVEQLAGDLLPDATLDQKIATGFHRTPTCNVEAGVDPEGNRVNQVLDRVNTTGTVFLGTTLECCQCHDHKYDPFSQTDYYRLFAYFNNTPLEVKKTSGVTFDFVGPSMPLPISEAAQARYDAIQTEIKSLQQEQKALSKDKKEKKKTDKEKKRIQSAISRLRSEAKAIQQTTLVMVENEEPRTTRMLNRGDYLDPGDEVPVGTPETLHDLDGSLPPNRLGLAQWLVSEDNPLLARVTVNRWWAGFFGTGLVTTPEDFGTQGEPPTHPKLLDWLAVELMENGWSMKHIHKLIAMSATFRQSSHFSAGLRERDPSNRFYARGPRFRMPAELIRDNALAVSGLLQPEMYGPPIMPYQPNGIWRAVGRNAPKWKTATDEDRFRRGVYVVWRRAAPYPSFINFDAPDRAACTVQRPRTNTPLQALTLLNDPAYAEMAVALAQRMLSEAPSGEPHAVAEFGLRLCAAREPRPEEVDTLVRLYTEERKRIAQTPGLAVNRMTNMLSRLRQYDDNLQELAAWFAVANVLLNLDETITLN, encoded by the coding sequence ATGCGATTGAGCAAGCTAATTCTGGGGATCGTGTTTTTCGTCTCGCTGGATTGCACACGGGACTTGCTGGCAGACGAAACGGCGACGATCCAATTCGCTCGGGACGTGCAACCAATCTTTCGGCGGCATTGTTATCGCTGTCACGGCCGAAAGAATTCCGAAGGCGGGTTTCAGCTTTCCAACCGAACCTCTGCCTTCAGTGAGAGTGATTCCGGCGTTGCTCCCATTCAAGCCGGTCAACCTAACGAAAGTCTGCTGTTTGGACGTCTAACGGATTCCTCACTTGGGGATGTCATGCCGTTGGATGGCGATCCGCTTTCACGGGCTGAGATCGCGACCATCCGTCAGTGGATCGAACAAGGAGCCGAATGGCCAGACACCGCAGCGGATGATCGGCATTGGGCCTATGTCAAACCCGGCAAATCGCCGTTGCCCAATTCAGAGCCCCAATGGGGTCATAACGCCATTGATGCATTCGTGGCGGCGAAACTGCATGAAGAGAGCCTTTCTCCAAGCCCCGAAGCGGACCGAGGAAAATTGATCCGGCGGGTCTCATTGGCTCTCATCGGTTTGCCACCGAGCCCCGATGAGGTTGAGAGATTTGTTGGAGACGACTCGCCGGATGCCTACGAGAAACTCGTCGATCGGCTGTTGGCGTCGGAACAATATGGTGAGCGGTGGGCGGTTCGCTGGCTTGATGTCGCTCGATATGCTGACTCGAACGGGTTCCAGGCCGATCAAATTCGTGACAGTTGGGCCTACCGAGATTACGTGATCCGAGCGTTCAATGCCGATATGCCTTTTGATCGCTTTGTGGTTGAGCAACTCGCCGGAGATTTGTTGCCCGATGCCACGCTCGATCAGAAAATCGCTACGGGTTTTCACCGGACGCCAACTTGCAATGTGGAAGCTGGAGTCGACCCAGAAGGGAATCGGGTCAATCAGGTGTTGGATCGTGTCAACACCACGGGCACTGTGTTCCTAGGGACAACTTTAGAGTGCTGCCAGTGTCACGATCACAAGTACGATCCATTTTCACAAACCGATTACTACCGGCTTTTCGCGTACTTCAACAACACCCCCCTGGAGGTGAAGAAGACATCTGGCGTGACCTTCGATTTCGTAGGCCCGAGCATGCCGTTGCCAATTTCGGAGGCCGCTCAAGCTCGCTATGACGCGATTCAAACCGAGATCAAATCATTGCAACAAGAGCAAAAGGCACTCTCCAAGGACAAGAAGGAGAAGAAGAAGACAGACAAAGAAAAGAAACGGATTCAGTCTGCGATTAGCCGACTACGCAGCGAAGCCAAAGCGATCCAGCAGACCACGCTGGTGATGGTCGAAAATGAAGAACCCCGGACGACACGAATGCTCAATCGGGGGGACTATCTCGATCCTGGCGACGAGGTTCCGGTCGGCACGCCAGAGACGCTGCATGATCTTGATGGTTCTTTACCCCCGAATCGACTCGGCTTGGCTCAGTGGTTGGTGTCGGAAGACAACCCGCTGTTAGCACGTGTGACGGTCAACCGGTGGTGGGCCGGGTTTTTCGGGACGGGATTGGTCACCACGCCCGAGGACTTTGGCACGCAAGGAGAACCGCCGACACATCCGAAATTGCTTGATTGGCTCGCGGTTGAACTAATGGAAAACGGTTGGTCGATGAAGCACATCCACAAGCTGATTGCGATGTCTGCGACATTTCGACAGTCGTCCCATTTCTCCGCAGGCTTGCGAGAGCGTGACCCGAGTAACCGGTTTTACGCTCGTGGTCCGCGTTTTCGCATGCCAGCGGAACTCATTCGCGACAATGCCCTCGCTGTGTCCGGGTTGTTGCAGCCAGAAATGTACGGTCCGCCAATCATGCCTTATCAACCGAACGGGATTTGGCGAGCCGTCGGTCGGAATGCTCCCAAGTGGAAAACCGCGACCGATGAAGATCGATTTCGACGCGGTGTGTATGTCGTCTGGCGTCGAGCGGCTCCGTATCCGAGTTTTATCAACTTCGACGCTCCCGATCGAGCAGCCTGCACCGTGCAACGTCCGCGGACAAACACACCTCTGCAGGCATTGACGTTGCTCAACGATCCAGCGTACGCGGAGATGGCAGTCGCGTTGGCTCAGCGAATGCTTTCCGAAGCCCCGAGCGGAGAACCCCATGCCGTCGCCGAATTCGGGCTTCGGCTATGTGCCGCCCGTGAGCCTCGTCCGGAGGAAGTTGATACGCTCGTTCGTCTTTATACCGAAGAACGAAAGCGAATCGCCCAGACACCTGGTTTAGCGGTCAATCGAATGACCAACATGCTGTCGCGACTTCGGCAATACGACGACAACCTGCAAGAACTCGCGGCTTGGTTTGCCGTCGCCAATGTGTTGCTGAACCTTGATGAGACGATCACGCTCAATTGA
- a CDS encoding PPC domain-containing protein: MRRFAIASLLTLFVPALLSAASPSLSIITPRGVQRGSETVLRFSGRRLEDAAEIFFYRPGLTVKEIKPVNANAIDVTVNVAPDCRMGEHVAQVRTKSGISEYRTFFVGPFPQVDEKEPNSDFDTPQAIEAGVTVAGIVTNEDVDYFAIQAKKGQRISVEIEAMRLGTRFFDPYVAILDSKRFELATADDTPLLYQDAAASAIAPEDGQYIIEIRESAYGGRNDCRYRAHIGHFPRPLAVYPAGGKLGEQTNVTFLGDPSGDFQQQLTLPAELQDDFGLLPQQDNQVAPSENPFRLSEHGNVLEVEPNNDFQTATTGELPLAFNGIIQESGDYDYFRFSAKKGQTFEVECYARRIRSPLDPVMHVFQIVNDGKSLKTITGNDDSRGPDSYFRFSVPADGEYAVRVYDHLLRGGPNFVYRVEFQNIEKTVKVTIPQVARYSQSRQTIFVPRGNRFATRFSFARRNFGGELSFDPKDLPAGIKMHTRNVPSSMNSWPVVFEATADAPVEGGLVDFQVHHADPKQGITGRFSNTADLIIGNPGQSRYWTRDVDRLAVAVVDEVPFHLEIVQPKTPLVQNGTMNLKVIAHKKEGWDEDITLEFPFRPPGVGTNSRMKMPKGKNELIYPLNANGNAAVGKWPVYVIGQGENQGASWVSSQLAELEVAQPFVKFALQRTATEQGKPTEIVAKIEHLQPFEGSATAKLLGLPNKVATEDLTFTKDTEELVFKVTTDPASPAGRHKSVFAQVTVPQQGETVLHRHVGQTELRIDKPLPPPKDKPKPAPKKEVAKKPEPKKEAPPKRLSRLEQLRLDAQKRVEAGQ; the protein is encoded by the coding sequence ATGCGACGATTCGCGATCGCTTCCCTGCTGACGTTATTTGTTCCCGCTCTGCTTTCAGCTGCATCCCCCAGCCTCTCCATCATCACCCCGCGTGGTGTGCAACGAGGCAGCGAAACCGTCCTGCGATTCAGCGGTCGGCGGTTGGAGGACGCTGCAGAGATCTTCTTCTACCGGCCTGGCTTGACCGTTAAGGAAATCAAACCGGTCAACGCGAATGCCATCGACGTGACGGTCAACGTCGCCCCCGATTGCCGGATGGGTGAACACGTTGCCCAAGTCCGTACGAAGAGCGGGATCTCTGAATATCGCACCTTCTTTGTCGGTCCGTTCCCCCAAGTCGATGAGAAGGAACCCAATAGCGACTTCGATACACCGCAGGCCATCGAGGCCGGTGTTACTGTCGCCGGGATCGTCACGAACGAAGACGTTGACTACTTCGCGATCCAAGCGAAGAAAGGGCAGCGTATCTCCGTCGAAATCGAGGCCATGCGTCTTGGGACCCGCTTTTTTGATCCCTATGTCGCTATTCTGGACTCCAAGCGGTTCGAATTGGCCACCGCCGACGACACACCGCTGCTATACCAGGATGCTGCGGCATCGGCGATCGCCCCAGAAGACGGTCAATACATCATCGAAATCCGTGAAAGTGCCTACGGCGGACGGAATGACTGCCGTTATCGTGCACACATTGGCCATTTCCCACGACCACTCGCGGTTTATCCCGCTGGTGGAAAATTGGGTGAGCAAACTAATGTCACGTTCTTAGGCGATCCTTCCGGGGACTTCCAACAGCAACTCACGCTCCCCGCGGAGTTGCAGGACGATTTCGGTTTATTGCCACAACAGGATAACCAAGTCGCGCCATCCGAAAACCCATTCCGTCTGAGCGAGCACGGTAACGTCCTTGAAGTCGAACCAAATAACGACTTCCAGACGGCCACGACTGGCGAACTACCGTTGGCGTTCAACGGGATCATCCAAGAGAGTGGCGATTACGACTACTTCCGATTCTCGGCGAAGAAGGGTCAGACGTTCGAAGTGGAGTGCTACGCTCGCCGTATTCGTTCGCCGCTCGATCCTGTTATGCACGTGTTCCAGATCGTCAACGATGGCAAGAGCCTGAAAACCATCACCGGTAACGACGATTCGCGTGGACCGGATAGCTATTTCCGATTCAGTGTTCCAGCCGACGGTGAGTATGCCGTTCGAGTCTACGACCATCTTCTGCGTGGTGGACCGAACTTCGTTTACCGTGTGGAATTCCAGAATATCGAGAAGACCGTCAAAGTGACCATCCCGCAGGTGGCTCGCTACTCGCAGTCTCGACAAACGATCTTCGTTCCGCGTGGAAATCGTTTCGCGACTCGCTTTTCTTTCGCACGTCGCAATTTCGGCGGCGAATTGTCGTTTGATCCCAAAGATCTACCAGCAGGGATCAAAATGCATACTCGCAATGTGCCTTCGAGTATGAACTCTTGGCCGGTTGTCTTTGAAGCAACTGCTGATGCACCGGTTGAAGGTGGTTTGGTGGACTTCCAAGTCCATCACGCCGACCCGAAGCAAGGCATCACAGGACGGTTCTCGAACACCGCCGACTTGATCATTGGCAACCCCGGCCAATCACGCTATTGGACCCGCGATGTCGATCGTCTCGCTGTGGCGGTTGTCGACGAAGTGCCGTTCCATTTGGAAATCGTGCAACCCAAAACGCCATTGGTCCAAAATGGGACCATGAATCTCAAGGTGATCGCCCATAAAAAAGAAGGCTGGGACGAAGACATTACGCTTGAGTTCCCCTTCCGTCCGCCAGGTGTCGGCACGAATAGCCGAATGAAGATGCCCAAGGGCAAGAATGAGTTGATTTACCCACTGAATGCGAATGGAAACGCTGCTGTCGGGAAGTGGCCCGTGTATGTGATTGGCCAAGGTGAAAACCAAGGCGCATCTTGGGTGTCATCTCAACTTGCGGAATTAGAAGTTGCCCAGCCGTTCGTGAAATTCGCTTTGCAGCGAACCGCAACCGAGCAGGGCAAACCAACCGAGATCGTTGCCAAGATCGAACATTTGCAACCATTCGAAGGCAGTGCCACAGCAAAGTTGCTCGGTCTGCCGAATAAAGTTGCCACAGAAGATTTGACGTTCACGAAGGACACCGAAGAGTTGGTCTTCAAAGTCACGACCGATCCTGCAAGCCCCGCCGGACGGCACAAGAGCGTGTTTGCTCAGGTAACAGTGCCACAACAAGGCGAGACGGTCTTGCATCGGCATGTCGGTCAGACGGAGTTGCGGATCGATAAACCGCTTCCGCCTCCGAAAGACAAGCCCAAACCAGCACCGAAGAAAGAAGTCGCTAAGAAGCCCGAGCCCAAGAAAGAAGCTCCACCGAAACGGCTGAGCCGGCTTGAACAGCTTCGGTTGGACGCACAGAAACGGGTTGAGGCCGGTCAATAG
- a CDS encoding DUF1501 domain-containing protein encodes MPMTPSRRDFLHVGFLGGLGLTLPQFLRIRQAQAEQKFYESKEGTAKGVIFIYLPGGCAHQETWDPKPFAPLEYRGPLGQVKTNVDGVLFSENLKKSAGVMDKITVCRSMTHGEAAHERGTHNMFTGYRPSPALSFPSMGSVVTHEFAPRNNLPQYVCIPNQPNEFAGTGYLSSSYAPFSLGSDPASGNFTVRDLKLPGGVDDARFARRRNVLDTVNEHFRLKEKSDSLDAVDTFYQRAYSMVSSQQAREAFDLNKEDAKLRDAYGRNTAGARMLLARRLVEAGSRFVTLTYGSWDMHSNIKAGVDRQVPQFDQAFAALINDLESRGMLDETLVCVASEFGRTPKINATAGRDHWPKVFSVVMAGGGIKRGTIYGSSNSTASEPEDNPLTVTDWATTMYHCLGIVADKELMAPGDRPIEIVDGGKVRRELLA; translated from the coding sequence ATGCCGATGACACCATCACGTCGTGACTTCCTACACGTCGGATTTTTGGGCGGTTTGGGTTTGACTTTGCCGCAGTTCTTGCGGATTCGTCAGGCTCAAGCGGAACAAAAGTTCTACGAATCGAAAGAAGGAACTGCGAAAGGGGTAATCTTCATCTACCTGCCTGGTGGATGTGCCCATCAAGAAACTTGGGACCCCAAACCATTTGCTCCACTGGAGTATCGCGGACCGCTCGGTCAAGTGAAGACGAATGTTGATGGCGTCCTATTCAGCGAGAACCTGAAAAAGTCCGCTGGCGTCATGGACAAAATTACCGTCTGCCGTTCGATGACGCACGGTGAAGCCGCTCACGAACGTGGCACGCACAATATGTTCACGGGTTATCGACCGAGCCCTGCGTTGAGCTTCCCGTCGATGGGTAGCGTGGTGACGCACGAATTCGCTCCGCGAAACAACCTTCCTCAGTACGTTTGTATCCCCAACCAACCGAACGAGTTCGCTGGAACGGGTTACCTGAGTTCTTCCTATGCTCCCTTCAGCTTGGGTTCAGACCCGGCGAGTGGTAACTTCACTGTTCGGGACTTGAAACTTCCTGGCGGTGTCGACGACGCTCGGTTTGCTCGTCGTCGTAACGTCCTCGACACTGTTAACGAGCACTTCCGATTGAAAGAGAAATCGGATTCTCTCGATGCGGTCGACACCTTCTACCAACGAGCTTACTCGATGGTGTCCAGCCAACAGGCACGTGAAGCATTCGATCTGAACAAAGAAGACGCGAAGCTTCGTGACGCCTACGGTCGGAACACCGCTGGTGCTCGGATGTTGCTCGCACGTCGTTTGGTCGAAGCCGGTAGTCGCTTTGTGACCCTGACCTACGGAAGTTGGGACATGCACAGCAACATCAAAGCTGGTGTCGATCGTCAAGTTCCTCAGTTCGACCAAGCATTCGCGGCTCTGATCAACGACTTAGAAAGCCGTGGAATGTTGGATGAAACTCTCGTCTGTGTCGCGAGTGAATTCGGCCGAACACCGAAGATCAACGCGACCGCCGGTCGTGATCACTGGCCAAAGGTCTTCTCGGTCGTGATGGCTGGTGGTGGAATCAAACGCGGCACCATCTACGGTTCTTCGAACTCAACTGCAAGTGAACCGGAAGATAACCCGTTGACGGTGACTGACTGGGCAACCACTATGTACCATTGTTTGGGTATTGTGGCCGACAAAGAATTGATGGCCCCCGGCGATCGCCCAATCGAAATCGTCGATGGCGGTAAAGTTCGCCGTGAACTGTTGGCCTAA
- a CDS encoding DUF1501 domain-containing protein, producing MTNLTPKSAIQLQTRRQLFQTTGCGLGSAALASLLHADTASAAKPGAIDPLAPKPAHRPGKAKSVIYIHLVGAPSHLDLYDHKPTLQKRDGELCPESFFEGQQFAFIRSRPKMLGTPDKPEFRFQQCGDGGGTISNLLPHLQGVSDEIAFIKSLHTEQFNHGPAQLFLLTGFNRFGRPSLGSWATYGLGSENANLPGFVVLITGSVLGAGNSAWGSGFLPTVYQGIEFRSQGDPVLFLSNPKGVDTTSRRRIVDTINQLNQTRLADVGDPEIATRISQYEMAYRMQTSVPELMSIDGEPEHIHEMYGTQPGKTSFANNCLLARRLVERGVRFVQLFDQGWDMHGGVFNNLPKKCKQVDRPIAALITDLKQRGLLDETLIVWSAEFGRTPMAQGDRASVGRDHHKDAYTVWMAGGGVKGGVSYGQTDELGYSVANNPVNVHDFNATILHLLGLNHERLTFRFQGRQFRLTDVHGHVVQDLLA from the coding sequence ATGACTAATCTCACGCCCAAATCGGCCATCCAACTGCAGACCCGTCGCCAACTATTTCAGACTACCGGGTGTGGTCTCGGTTCGGCGGCATTGGCGTCGTTACTGCATGCGGACACCGCGTCGGCGGCAAAGCCAGGGGCAATTGATCCGCTGGCACCGAAACCGGCACATCGTCCTGGCAAAGCAAAAAGCGTAATCTATATTCATCTCGTCGGGGCTCCGTCGCATTTGGACTTGTACGATCACAAACCGACCCTGCAAAAACGCGATGGCGAACTCTGCCCGGAATCGTTTTTCGAGGGGCAACAGTTTGCGTTCATCCGGTCGCGACCGAAGATGCTCGGGACGCCGGATAAACCCGAATTCCGGTTCCAACAATGTGGTGACGGCGGGGGCACAATTTCGAATCTGCTGCCTCACTTGCAAGGTGTGTCCGACGAAATTGCCTTCATCAAGAGCTTACATACTGAGCAGTTCAACCACGGCCCAGCTCAACTTTTTCTACTGACCGGTTTTAACCGCTTTGGTCGGCCGAGTCTCGGCTCATGGGCGACGTACGGTCTTGGCAGCGAGAACGCGAACTTGCCAGGGTTCGTGGTGTTGATTACCGGATCCGTCCTGGGTGCTGGCAACAGTGCGTGGGGAAGCGGCTTTCTGCCGACGGTTTATCAGGGCATCGAATTTCGAAGCCAAGGTGATCCGGTGTTGTTTCTCTCCAACCCCAAAGGCGTGGACACCACGAGTCGGCGGCGAATTGTCGATACGATCAATCAACTCAATCAAACCCGGCTCGCAGACGTAGGAGATCCCGAAATTGCCACTCGGATTAGCCAATACGAAATGGCATACCGCATGCAAACTTCGGTTCCAGAGCTGATGAGCATCGACGGGGAACCGGAGCATATTCACGAGATGTACGGGACTCAGCCTGGGAAAACGAGTTTCGCGAACAATTGTTTGCTGGCTCGTCGACTCGTCGAACGTGGCGTGCGGTTTGTCCAACTATTCGATCAAGGTTGGGACATGCACGGGGGGGTGTTCAACAATCTACCGAAGAAGTGCAAGCAAGTCGACAGACCGATCGCCGCTCTGATCACCGATCTCAAACAGCGTGGACTACTGGACGAAACCTTAATCGTCTGGAGTGCCGAGTTCGGTCGCACTCCGATGGCTCAAGGAGACCGTGCGTCCGTCGGTCGCGATCATCACAAAGATGCTTACACCGTTTGGATGGCGGGTGGCGGTGTCAAAGGTGGAGTGAGTTACGGCCAGACCGACGAACTCGGCTACTCGGTCGCCAATAACCCGGTTAACGTGCATGACTTCAATGCCACAATTTTGCATCTACTTGGATTGAATCACGAACGTTTGACGTTCCGCTTCCAAGGACGCCAGTTTCGACTCACCGATGTCCATGGGCATGTCGTGCAAGACCTGTTGGCCTGA